TATTGAAGGATCTGTTTACAGGTGTATTCTACAGGAAATGCAATTCCATCCTGTAAGTGAAATGATGTTGCACGTGGATTTCTTGCAAATTTTTGATGATAAAAAAATTAAAATGCAGATTCCTATTGCCTTTGTTGGTAAAGCGATAGGCGTGGCCAAAGGGGGGGTGCTCTCTAAAAAACAAAGAAAGTTAACGATTGCTGCTTATCCTAAGGATATGCCATCGATGGTCGATATCGATGTTTCTGATCTGGACTTAGGACAAATTGTACGTGTACACCAAATTCCAGTAGAAAACTATACGATTTTAGCCTTACCTAATACACCAGTGGCTTCTATTGAAATTCCAAGGGCATTGCGTAGTGCAGCGAGTAAAGAGGAGAAAAAAGGTAAAAAGTAGCAAATCACCTTTTGTAAGTTTCAAAAAAAGTCTAACGGAATTGGCTGGAAGGATAGCGGAGCAGCTATTGGTATCCGCGTATAAAATAGTCTATGAAGGTATTGTTAGTTGGCTTGGGTAATATTGGTGCAGCATATGTTTATACCAGACATAATCTAGGCTTTTTAGTAGTGGACCATCTAGCAGCTCAACAAAAAGTTGCATTTCAAGTAGGTAGGTTGGCTGCTGTTGCCTTTTTTGCTTACAACCATCATCAAGTCTATATGATCAAGCCTACAACCTATATGAATGACAGTGGTCGGTCCGTTAGGTATTGGTTGCATCACTTAAACATCCCTATTGAGCAGAGTTTAACGGTTGTAGATGATAGCACGCTTCCTTTCGGTACGATGCGTTTGCGGGCCAAGGGTTCTCATGCAGGCCATAATGGCTTAAAAAGTATCGCTGAGGCTTTAGTTTCAGATCACTACCCTCGTCTTCGCGTGGGTATTGGGAATGATTTCCCTAAAGGGGGGCTTGCCGATTTTGTATTGGCCAATTTTAATACAAAAGAATTACAAGATATGGATGGCCACTTAGATAGGGCAAGCCAAATATTGATGGCTTGGTGCAATAAAGGCATGGTCCATGCGATGAACCAGTTTAACTAAATACTGTATGTATTCAGCGCGCGTATGTGCTCAGCGCAATGGTTTTTTGCGTCAAAAAAACCGCCCCTGTAAAAAGCCACTGAAAGTGGCATCATACAGATGATTAGGAAAAACAGTTTCCTTTGAAGCCCCCCGTAGGGGGCGCTTTCTGTTTTTCTATCTGTTAAGATGACACTTTCAGCGGATTTTTACCAAGGGCTTGATTTTTGTCCACTTTTTTATCAAGAAAAAAGTGGGATAAAATTGATTATTAACCAGTATCGTGAACAGGTACTAAGCATTGATCACCCCTTTATTATTGTTTCTAGCTAGTGTTGCCATACGGCTGAATGGATATAAAATAATTAGCATAAAAAGGTTTTTGTATCTATCTATTTGATAGACTAGAACCTACCATCTACCTAAATGGATCGTGCTATATGTCCCGTATAGCTTGCTTTGTATCTTTTGTTATCGAGTACTTGGCCATATAACCCTGACCAGCTATTTATTTAGTTTTATAAAAATTATACTGAACCAGCAGCTTTAATTTTTGCTGCAAAGAATTTAGAATGCTTAAAAAATGGGATGTAGTGTTCTTCTACCACGATAGCCGTATTGGTACTAATATTGCGTCCAATTTTTTTAGCTCTCTTTTTTTTAGAGAAACTACCAAATCCACTAAAATGCACCCGATGATTATCTGTTACAGCACTTTGAATCACACGAAATAATTCATCTAACGTATTTTTGACATCTTCTTTATCAATACCCGTTTTACGGGAAATTGCTAAAATTACCTCTGCTTTAGTCATAGTATATACTGATTTAAAAATGATACAGCCATTTAGGTTGATGAGTGGGTGGCTATTAGCCCAATCAACACCTTTATATAGATAACAAGTTCATTATCATGCTATGAATTTACATGAGAGAGTTTTAACTTGCAATTATTTTTCTATATAAAACGATTATTATTTTTGATAAATAGTAATTTATGCCTTACATTTGTATTCGAATGTAACACTTTATGTAAGTTTTAAGGTCTGGTAGTTCAGTTGGTTAGAATGCCTGCCTGTCACGTAGGAGGTCGCGGGTTCGAGTCCCGTCCAGACCGCTTCTATCCCGTATGAGATAGAAACATAGCTCCTCTTAAAAAATAATAGATATATAGTATCCTATTAAAATGGATAGGCTATTTATATGCATGCAAATTTTTGGTATGGCCTAATGCTTTAGGCTATTTTTTCTCTCTTTTATTGTCGTATTGCGCATGATTCAAAGAATTCAATCCCTTTATTTGGGGGTAGTCTGTATGGCTATGGTTGCCTTCCTGAAGGTTTCAGTTTGGGTGAAAGTAGATTGGGATCATGCTTATACCATGAAGTCTTATGCACTGATCGTTTCTACGGGGCAGCATATTATATTCCCTTATGCTGCATCTGCTTTATTAGCCTGTTGTCTTTTGGTAACCGCAGCATATACCATTATACGGCATGATAATAGAAAGTTACAACTTCGTTTAGTTGCTGGTATAGGCCGTATATTGGTTCTATTGCTTCTCTTGATCTTTATGCTGATTAAAAAAGCTGATGCAGCCTATCTACTGGGTGGATGTGGCAGCTATCCAATAGGTATTGTACTGCCTATTATCGCCTTAATAGCTACTTTATTTGCACGATATCATATTAAAAAAGACGAGCAACTCGTTAATGAAGATCGCTTAAGGTAAGGGGATCGTACTTTTTGTTTGATCAAAGGCATACATTGATTCAAGAGGTAAGGAAGTGTTCCCTCAATGGCGTTAACTTAAGGAATATATTTTATTGACTGTCAAATAAAAGTGTGTATTTACGACACGGGGTAGCAAGGCAGTTTTATTTTTACCTTTGTCTTGATAAGAAAGTAAAAATAAATCAAGCCCTTGGCAAAAAGTGCGCTCGGAAGGACTCGAACCCTCAACCTTCGGAGCCGAAATCCGACGTTCTATCCGGTTGAACTACGAGCGCTCAATCAAAATTTTATATATTGGCTATTGTTTTTAAGCTTACTTAAAAAGTAGCAATAAATATACAAAATCTTATACACATATATGCTTGTAGCCAAAGCAATTTGTAAATCTTATCATGGATATGAGCTTTTAAAGCAGATCAATTTATCTGTCCATACTGGAGAAATGGTGGCTATTATGGGGCCCTCTGGTGCTGGTAAAACTACTTTACTACAGCTTTTATCTACCTTAGATAAGCCAGATAGTGGTGCCTTAACACTCGATGCCATAGATCTTATAACGCTCAAGGGTAATGCCTTGGCCACCTTTAGAAATAAAAAAACAGGGTTTGTCTTTCAGTTTCACAACCTTTTGCCCGAATTTACACTTTTTGAGAATATTTGTATCCCCGGTTATATTGCCGCCTTGCCTAAAGCGGAAGTAGTACAAAAGGCTGATGCTCTTTTGTCTTTACTAGGCATTAGCCATTGCAAAAATCACCTACCCGAGGCGGTGTCTGGCGGAGAACGGCAACGTACAGCTATCGCTAGGGCATTGATCAACGATCCATCTATTATTTTTGCGGATGAGCCAACTGGTAACCTGGATGATAAAAATGCAGAGCGGTTGCATGCACTCTTCTTGGGGCTCTCCAAACGTTTCAAGCAAACTTTCGTTTTGGTAACGCATAATCAATCGTTGGCAGCTATTGCAGATAGAATTTTATTACTAGAAAATGGTATATTGCAGCCAGCGTAAAGTGGCTGTATGGACAATATGGCAGGCTGTCCTGCTTTTCGCAAATCCCATTTCACCTTGTATGAAACGGTTGTTCTCCATGGTTAGGAGCATATATGTGACTCAATAACCCGTTGCATAACCTGTTGCCAGATTATAAGGGATATAGTGTCCATTTAACTCAGTAAGCTCGTATGACTCAATCTGTCCAGGCGGTTTTACAAGACCTGCAAAAAGGGATCTATCTTCCTGTCTATTTTTTGCAAGGGGAGGAGGTATACTATATCGATGCTATTACGCAACATATCGAAGAGAAACTGCTTGCACCAGCTGAAAAAACCTTTAACCTAACCATTGCCTATGGCAAGGAATCCAGTATGGCAGCTTTACTTACCCAAGCACGCCGTTTCCCAATGGCTGCTGCGCTACAAGTGGTTATCGTGAAAGAAGCACAAGAGATGGCAGACTTAAAAAACACGGTAGGGCAACGGTTATTGTTGCATTATTTGCAGCATCCACAGCCTACTACGTTATTGGTTTTTGCATATAAATATAAAACTATAGATGGCCGCAGTACATTTGGTAAAGCCTTAAGTAAACATAGTATACTGATTACCTCTAAAAAACTATATGATCAGCAACTGCCTGCTTTTATCCAAGCTTTTGTAGAAAACCTAAAGCTGTTTATAACAGAGCAAGCCATTTGCTTAGTAGAAGCCTATATAGGTAACGATCTAACACGAATCGCTAGTGAACTGCATAAATTGCATATTAACCTTACGCCAGGTAGTACCATTACGGATGGCATGGTAGAAGCCTATATAGGTCTGCAAAAACCCTTCAATGTATTTGAATTACAAAAGGCCATTATGCAAAAAGATTACCCGAAAAGCTACCAAATCATTAGCGTTTCCAAGGAACATGCTGCCCTACCTATGGTCACCATTTTATACAACCTGTTCGCTAAGCTGCTTATATTGCACCAAACAAAAGAAACCATTCCTACGAAGCTTGCGGGGCAAATTGATATACATCCCTATTTTATACAAGGCTATCTCGATGCAGTGCAGAACTATACGTTGCACCAAACCATGGACAATATAACCTATCTGCATCAAGCTGATCTGCAATTAAAGGGCATTGATGCCAATGTAAGTGAGGAACAGATTATGAAAGCCTTAATCTTTAAGTTAATGCACCCTTAATGGAAGGAGTGCAACCAATTGGAAGGGATGCAGTGGGTATGCATTTTCTTATAAAAAATGTAAAAGCGCCTGCACAACGTAGTAAGATAACCTAGAAATCCCTATTTTGGATAGGTGATATTTTAGTCATGCGTATAGATGCGGCCAGTAAGCATCTGTCTCAACGGAGCAGCAGGGTAGCTACGCCGTTGCATGGTGGAGGATGCCTTGTCTGTGTGCCAAGACGACTACAAAAAAGTGCTTATTATTGAACCTAATGTACCGATGATACAACGCATACATTCTATTCTTTGGATGGTCCTTTTGCTAGTGGCCACGCCTGATCAAGGCGTTTCTATGACCCACCATCAACCTGGTCCATATAGACAAGCTATCCTTCATGAAGGGCTATTACTTTTTGACCAGCACCAATATGCAGCCGCCCAAAAGTACTTTGAGCACTATTTAAACAGTTCAAGAAAAAAGTATCAGCAAGATGAAGCCGCCTATTATATGGTGTTATCTGCTTTAGCCAATAAACATCCCCATATAACCATTCTTTTGCGATATTTTATAGTACAATATCCTACCAGTCCCTATGTAGAAACGATCCGTTATCATTTGGCAAAGTGTTTTGCTGAGGCAGGTTTATGGCATAAAAGTTGCGCACTATACCGCACCATTCAACCCGCTTGCTTGGCGCCTAAGGAGCGGGATTCCCTGCCCTATGCGATAGGGGAGACGTATTTGCAATTAAAAGATTGGGTAGATGCAAAAAAATGGTTTGGATCTATTCAAAATCCCAGCCATCCTTATTACTATCCTGCACAACTACAGATGGGGTATATAGCTTGTGCGCAAGGAGATTATGATGATGCGCTTAAAGCGCTGGAAGAGGCCAAGCAAAAATATAGCGTAGAAACCAGAAGTTTAACCTTAAAAGTATACCACAAAGCGGGCAGGTTTGAAGCGTTGCTTGCCTATATACAGCATTGCCCAGCCTCCTCTTTTACCCAGCAAGATCAGTTATACATTGCTGACGCCTACTTTTTTCTCAAGCACTATCAAGCTGCCATTATCCATTATCAAGCAGCATTAGATGCGCGCACAGACCGTATGACTCGGGTTAAGTTGGGCCATGCGTTATATGCAACGGGACAACATCCTCAAGCAGTTGCTTGCTTTCAGCAGTTGTTGCCACACGATGATCATGCCAGTCAAATAGCCGCTTACTATAGTGGGCTTATCTATGAAAAAGATGGTGCCCTTCCAGCAGCAATCGTTGCTTTTGCCCAGGCAGAGCGGTTAAAGTTTGATCCGGAAATAAGCGATTTAGCCGCTATCAAGCGGGCAAGCTTGCGTTACCAACAAGGCGCCATTCCAGAGGTTATAGAAGCGATGACTGGTTTTATTGCAACCCATCAGGAACGTAAACACCTATCTACTGCACAAGCCTTATTGGTGCAGTGTTATTATAAAACAAAAGCTTATCAATCTGCTATAGATTATATAGCAGGGCTACCCTATAAAACAGAGGCACTTTTAAAGTTATACCAAAAAGTACTTTTTTATCAGGGGTTGGAAGCTTACAATAAAGGTATCTTGGAGGTTGCAATCAATGGCTTGAAGCAATCGCTGCTTTTCCCTTTTAAACCCTCTTTAGTGCTACAGGCTCAGTTTTGGTTAGGAGAAGCTTATGCTAAACTTGGGAAATATGAAAAAGCATTAAAGTTTTATACGAAATATATGGAACAAGGCAGTTTGAATACACTTTATTATGAGAAAAACCTATATGGCCTCGCCTATGGTTATTTTAACACAGGTCATTACACCACTGCCGCTCAAACCTTTGAGCAGTATATAGCGATGACCCAAAAACAACCTGCTGCTACCCATTATGATGCCCTCCTTCGGTTAGCTGATTGTTATTATGTAAAGAAAAACTACGAAGCAGCACTTCGCCTATATGCCCGTGTCTATGCTGCGCATCCTGCCCATGTTCGTTACCAAGAAGCACTGATTTATCATGCATTAGGAGACAATATGCGTGCAGAGCGTTGCCTGCAAGAAGTACTTACAAACCATACAGAAACCAAATATTATGAAAAAGCATGCTATCATAAGGCTTGTACCATATTTAATGCAGGCCATTACGAAGCAGCCATTCAATCATTTAGTTACCTGATCCAAAGGGAGCCAGTAACTGATTTACAGCCAGATTTATTAATGAAACGAGCGCTTGCTTATGAAAATCTGCAAAAGTATGAAGCTGCCGCTGCGGACTATACGGCTATTTTAGATCAATATCCTACCCATAGCCATGCAGCAAGTGCTTTAATGGCCCTATCGCATCTATTTGCTGGAACTCCTGAAAAAGCAGATGCCTATTTAAAAAAGTATGCCCATATCGCTCAACAAGTCGCCAGCCATTCCGATGAGCGTGTCATGGATACAGCTAAGCAGCTTTTTTATAACCAGGCCTATCATAAGGTATTAGAGCAACTTACTGCTTTTGATAAGCAATATCCAGGTAGTCAGCTGCGCTCAGAAGTTTATTTTTTAATCGCAGAAAGCTATTATAGGCTACACAAGCGCAACCAAGCGATCAGTTATTATAAAAAAGTAGTAGCTGGTCCACCAGCTACTTTCCATAAAAAAGCATGGTTAAGAATGGCTGATATCGCTTACCAAGACAAACGTTTTCAAGAAGCCGTTGCCCATTACCAGCAACTACAGAACATGCAACTGACCCATAAAGAATACCATCGTACCTTACTTGGGCTTATACAAGCTAGTTTTGTGCTAAAAAAATATCACATTACAACACCAGCTTGTTTGCAATTATTAAATAGCCCTAAAGATGCACCCATTGAAACCACACAACAAGCTGCCCTTTATCTAGGCAAAATAGCCATGCAACGATCAGAATACAAACGTGCTAGAAGCCATTTTTTGAAGGCCAGTACACCACCCCATACCCTTACTGCAGCAGAAGCACAGTATCTATGGGCCCAAGCAGAATTTATGCTAAAAGCTTATGCATCTTCCTTAAATATTTTGTTTGACCTTGTAGAAAAGTTCTCACACAATACCGATTATATAGATGGTGCCTTTTTGCTTATGGCAGATAATTATATCCTATTAGGTAATCTTACGCAGGCCAAAGCTACCTTAGACTCTATGATCCGTAAATCCAAAAATAAAAAGAATGTAGCACTGGCTAAGCAGAAAAGAGCTAAGGTAGTTGCTAAAATTAAATCATCTACTCGGCCTTAGCCTTGTTTTTAGAGGCGCATACTTGTATCTGTTTGCTCAGAATGCGTTTAATGTGTATACTAAGGTCGTTTCCAGCTCTGCCACTTCATCTGAATAAGCCGAAAAAAACTTTCTCCTGCCATTATTAAACCCATTTTAGATTGACCTTTTACCCTGTTTGTAAAAGTAATCGGCAATTCTACTAGCTTAGCACCATGCTGATAAGCCAAAAATTTAATTTCTACTTGAAAGCTATATCCTACAGAAGCTATGTGCGTCTCCAAAGGAGACGTGAGCGCTGCTGGTACTTTTGTTGTCGAGGTTGGCTTAGGTTTTGCAAGGGTCAAAATAGCTGTTAGTATGGTGCGTCGGTAACAAACAAATCCAGCCGTAGTATCCTTAATCGGCATGCCTGTAATAGATCGTGCAAGCCAATTGGCCATGTAGGATAATAAGCGTCTAGCGCGCGGCCAATTCACCACATGTCCACCTGGGATGTAACGAGAACCAATGACCATATCAATGGTAGGTTCGGCGCACGCGTTTAAAAGTCGAGGTAAATCAACAGGCGCATGGGAAAAATCAGCATCCATGCTGCAGATATAATCGTAACCTTGGGCCAGTGCCCAACCAAATCCTGCTACATAGGCGCGACCTAATCCCTCTTTGCGCGATCGGCGTAAAAGGTGTAATTGATCTGGGTAACATTGTTGTAGCTTGATTACCACATTGGCTGTCCCATCAGGTGAGCCATCGTCTACTACCAAAATATCTACCCCTATGTTTAATCCAAAAATGGTGGTGACCAAAGACACAATATTTTCTCTTTCATTATAGGTAGGTATAACTACTATGGAATGAAGCAGTACGGCCATCTATCCTCTTTTTAAGCGGTCTTTTGGCAAAGTAGGTTCCGCTAAAAAATATGCTTGCAAGCGTTTAGCCTTTGATGGCCCTACTATTGTAGCTAATGTCTCTAAAGAAGCGGTTTGCATCGTCTGAAGGCTACCCAATTGCTGCAATAGCTTAGCGAATGTTTGGGGACCAATACCTGGAATTTTCAGGGGCTCGAACGCGCCTTTGCTGCGTTGTTTTCTGTGAAAGGTAATGGCAAAACGATGGGCTTCATTGCGCAGCTGTTGGAGCAGTTTGAGGGAAGCAGATTGCTTATTTAAATACAATGGAAATGGATCATGGGGGAAGTAGAGCGCTTCTAATCGTTTGGCTATGCTGATAATGGCTACTTGACCATAGATACCTACCGCTTCTAACGCCCGCAAGGCAGCATTCAGTTGCCCTTTACCTCCATCTATTACAATTAGGTCAGGTAACCCTTCTTGCGTTTTTGAGCCATAACGTCGCTGGATGATTTCATACATAGAAGCACAATCATCAGGCCCTACGACCGTTTTAATATGGTAGTGGCGGTAGTCTTTTTTAGAAGGTTTGCCATCCTTAAAGCAAACCATGGCCGCTACTGGATGGGCCCCTTGTATATTCGAATTGTCAAAACATTCGATCCAATAAGGCACCTCTTTTAACTTTAAGTCATGTTGTAATTGCACAAGCGTTAGATTGGGTTTTACTTGAAAATTAGATTTTTGATGTAAAAAGTCCTTTTTGCATAATAGAGCATTTTGGAGCGCCAATGCTACCAATTTCCGCTTGTCACCAATTTTAGGCATGGTGATGGAAAAGGGTCCTATGGTTAGGTTCAGCGGTAGATTCACCAAAACTTCTGGTGCCTGACTATCGCTGCAAGCACGGAGCGAACAGACTACCAAAGGTAGTAAATCCGTTGCCTCTTCTTCCAACTTTTTGGTTACCACACGGTGTTGGGTAAAAGAAATGGCCCCTTGTTTAATATGCAAGTAACCCACAAAGGCATGGTTTGGATCTGAAATAATGGCTACTACATCCAAATCCCCTACCAGCGGATTGATGACTAAAGATTTCGCTTGGTATTGATCCAATAGCATTAACTTTTCCTTAAAGCGTTGCGCTTGTTTATAATCAAGTCGTTGAGCAGCTGCTAGCATTTGTTCCTTGAACTCCTTTTTTACAGAAGCAAAATTATTTTTTAGTAAGGCCTCTATCTGATCTATCTCTTGTTGATAAGTCGCTTCATCTTGAAAAGCTTCGCATGGGCCTTTACAATGGCCCAGATGGTAATCCAAACAAACCTTAAACTTATGGTTGGTGATGTTTGCTGCCGAAAGATTGTAGTTGCAGGTACGGAAGGTAAATAATTTTTTGATTACCTCTAAGGTTTGCTTAACAGCTTGGGCACTGGTAAATGGTCCGTAGTATTTCCCTAAGGGAGGGACCGTTTTACGGGTAATGATCACCTTAGGAAAGCGGTCATGGGTAATACATAGATAAGGGTAGGTTTTCCCATCTTTTAGTAAGATGTTATACCGTGGTTGTAACGCTTTAATTAGGTTGTTTTCTAAAAGAAGTGCTTCATATTCGGAATGTAAAGCGGTATAGGCAATAGAGGCAATATGCGTAACCATACGTGCGGTTTTTAGGTTATGTACCTTGCTAACAGTAAAATAATCGCTTACCCTTTTTTTGATGTTTTTTGCTTTACCGACGTAAATCACCTCTTCTTTGTAGTTGTAGAATAGATAAATACCTGGCAATGTAGGTAGGTGTTGGATCTGATTTGGGGTATAGCGTGGCGTTTCCATAGGTTAAAGCTACAAAATTCCTTACGGCAATTCTTTGTATTAAACTTTAGTATGCTTTTTATTTAAAAATATTATTTGTATAATTAAAACTAGATTTAATTATACAAATCTGTTTT
The nucleotide sequence above comes from Cardinium endosymbiont of Sogatella furcifera. Encoded proteins:
- a CDS encoding ABC transporter ATP-binding protein — protein: MLVAKAICKSYHGYELLKQINLSVHTGEMVAIMGPSGAGKTTLLQLLSTLDKPDSGALTLDAIDLITLKGNALATFRNKKTGFVFQFHNLLPEFTLFENICIPGYIAALPKAEVVQKADALLSLLGISHCKNHLPEAVSGGERQRTAIARALINDPSIIFADEPTGNLDDKNAERLHALFLGLSKRFKQTFVLVTHNQSLAAIADRILLLENGILQPA
- a CDS encoding 50S ribosomal protein L25/general stress protein Ctc, whose amino-acid sequence is MKVIEILGYKRANLGKVEAKKLRTAAQVPGVLYGGSEQVHFYVPMVFLRDLVYTPHAHFVDLNIEGSVYRCILQEMQFHPVSEMMLHVDFLQIFDDKKIKMQIPIAFVGKAIGVAKGGVLSKKQRKLTIAAYPKDMPSMVDIDVSDLDLGQIVRVHQIPVENYTILALPNTPVASIEIPRALRSAASKEEKKGKK
- the uvrC gene encoding excinuclease ABC subunit UvrC, producing the protein METPRYTPNQIQHLPTLPGIYLFYNYKEEVIYVGKAKNIKKRVSDYFTVSKVHNLKTARMVTHIASIAYTALHSEYEALLLENNLIKALQPRYNILLKDGKTYPYLCITHDRFPKVIITRKTVPPLGKYYGPFTSAQAVKQTLEVIKKLFTFRTCNYNLSAANITNHKFKVCLDYHLGHCKGPCEAFQDEATYQQEIDQIEALLKNNFASVKKEFKEQMLAAAQRLDYKQAQRFKEKLMLLDQYQAKSLVINPLVGDLDVVAIISDPNHAFVGYLHIKQGAISFTQHRVVTKKLEEEATDLLPLVVCSLRACSDSQAPEVLVNLPLNLTIGPFSITMPKIGDKRKLVALALQNALLCKKDFLHQKSNFQVKPNLTLVQLQHDLKLKEVPYWIECFDNSNIQGAHPVAAMVCFKDGKPSKKDYRHYHIKTVVGPDDCASMYEIIQRRYGSKTQEGLPDLIVIDGGKGQLNAALRALEAVGIYGQVAIISIAKRLEALYFPHDPFPLYLNKQSASLKLLQQLRNEAHRFAITFHRKQRSKGAFEPLKIPGIGPQTFAKLLQQLGSLQTMQTASLETLATIVGPSKAKRLQAYFLAEPTLPKDRLKRG
- the pth gene encoding aminoacyl-tRNA hydrolase, with product MKVLLVGLGNIGAAYVYTRHNLGFLVVDHLAAQQKVAFQVGRLAAVAFFAYNHHQVYMIKPTTYMNDSGRSVRYWLHHLNIPIEQSLTVVDDSTLPFGTMRLRAKGSHAGHNGLKSIAEALVSDHYPRLRVGIGNDFPKGGLADFVLANFNTKELQDMDGHLDRASQILMAWCNKGMVHAMNQFN
- a CDS encoding tetratricopeptide repeat protein; its protein translation is MVEDALSVCQDDYKKVLIIEPNVPMIQRIHSILWMVLLLVATPDQGVSMTHHQPGPYRQAILHEGLLLFDQHQYAAAQKYFEHYLNSSRKKYQQDEAAYYMVLSALANKHPHITILLRYFIVQYPTSPYVETIRYHLAKCFAEAGLWHKSCALYRTIQPACLAPKERDSLPYAIGETYLQLKDWVDAKKWFGSIQNPSHPYYYPAQLQMGYIACAQGDYDDALKALEEAKQKYSVETRSLTLKVYHKAGRFEALLAYIQHCPASSFTQQDQLYIADAYFFLKHYQAAIIHYQAALDARTDRMTRVKLGHALYATGQHPQAVACFQQLLPHDDHASQIAAYYSGLIYEKDGALPAAIVAFAQAERLKFDPEISDLAAIKRASLRYQQGAIPEVIEAMTGFIATHQERKHLSTAQALLVQCYYKTKAYQSAIDYIAGLPYKTEALLKLYQKVLFYQGLEAYNKGILEVAINGLKQSLLFPFKPSLVLQAQFWLGEAYAKLGKYEKALKFYTKYMEQGSLNTLYYEKNLYGLAYGYFNTGHYTTAAQTFEQYIAMTQKQPAATHYDALLRLADCYYVKKNYEAALRLYARVYAAHPAHVRYQEALIYHALGDNMRAERCLQEVLTNHTETKYYEKACYHKACTIFNAGHYEAAIQSFSYLIQREPVTDLQPDLLMKRALAYENLQKYEAAAADYTAILDQYPTHSHAASALMALSHLFAGTPEKADAYLKKYAHIAQQVASHSDERVMDTAKQLFYNQAYHKVLEQLTAFDKQYPGSQLRSEVYFLIAESYYRLHKRNQAISYYKKVVAGPPATFHKKAWLRMADIAYQDKRFQEAVAHYQQLQNMQLTHKEYHRTLLGLIQASFVLKKYHITTPACLQLLNSPKDAPIETTQQAALYLGKIAMQRSEYKRARSHFLKASTPPHTLTAAEAQYLWAQAEFMLKAYASSLNILFDLVEKFSHNTDYIDGAFLLMADNYILLGNLTQAKATLDSMIRKSKNKKNVALAKQKRAKVVAKIKSSTRP
- a CDS encoding DUF4293 family protein gives rise to the protein MIQRIQSLYLGVVCMAMVAFLKVSVWVKVDWDHAYTMKSYALIVSTGQHIIFPYAASALLACCLLVTAAYTIIRHDNRKLQLRLVAGIGRILVLLLLLIFMLIKKADAAYLLGGCGSYPIGIVLPIIALIATLFARYHIKKDEQLVNEDRLR
- the holA gene encoding DNA polymerase III subunit delta, translated to MTQSVQAVLQDLQKGIYLPVYFLQGEEVYYIDAITQHIEEKLLAPAEKTFNLTIAYGKESSMAALLTQARRFPMAAALQVVIVKEAQEMADLKNTVGQRLLLHYLQHPQPTTLLVFAYKYKTIDGRSTFGKALSKHSILITSKKLYDQQLPAFIQAFVENLKLFITEQAICLVEAYIGNDLTRIASELHKLHINLTPGSTITDGMVEAYIGLQKPFNVFELQKAIMQKDYPKSYQIISVSKEHAALPMVTILYNLFAKLLILHQTKETIPTKLAGQIDIHPYFIQGYLDAVQNYTLHQTMDNITYLHQADLQLKGIDANVSEEQIMKALIFKLMHP
- a CDS encoding HU family DNA-binding protein yields the protein MTKAEVILAISRKTGIDKEDVKNTLDELFRVIQSAVTDNHRVHFSGFGSFSKKKRAKKIGRNISTNTAIVVEEHYIPFFKHSKFFAAKIKAAGSV
- a CDS encoding polyprenol monophosphomannose synthase, whose product is MAVLLHSIVVIPTYNERENIVSLVTTIFGLNIGVDILVVDDGSPDGTANVVIKLQQCYPDQLHLLRRSRKEGLGRAYVAGFGWALAQGYDYICSMDADFSHAPVDLPRLLNACAEPTIDMVIGSRYIPGGHVVNWPRARRLLSYMANWLARSITGMPIKDTTAGFVCYRRTILTAILTLAKPKPTSTTKVPAALTSPLETHIASVGYSFQVEIKFLAYQHGAKLVELPITFTNRVKGQSKMGLIMAGESFFRLIQMKWQSWKRP